The proteins below come from a single Argentina anserina chromosome 1, drPotAnse1.1, whole genome shotgun sequence genomic window:
- the LOC126788997 gene encoding protein MIZU-KUSSEI 1 — protein sequence MAYPRVSATHMTHAVTTVECHKQVRSWRLLRSLIELLIPTCNCTFVEEDRHHHHQDTKEFGLHYWHPSFSYPRNIITGTIFGYRKGKVHFCIQTNSMSNPILLLELALPTTVLAKEMQGGFLRIALESSTLGNSPNYTSLLSTPVWTMYCNSRKVGYAVKRRPTKHDVEALRMMGSVAVGAGIITGKKELNDGDDDEIMYLRANFERVFGSANSESFHLIDPDESIGQELSIFFYRSR from the coding sequence ATGGCGTACCCGAGAGTTAGTGCCACCCACATGACCCACGCCGTCACCACCGTCGAGTGCCACAAACAAGTACGGTCATGGCGTCTTCTTCGCTCTCTCATCGAACTCCTTATCCCAACTTGCAACTGCACCTTTGTAGAAGAGGATCGTCACCATCACCATCAAGATACCAAAGAGTTCGGCTTACACTATTGGCACCCAAGCTTTTCTTATCCCAGAAACATCATAACCGGCACCATATTCGGTTACCGAAAAGGAAAAGTCCACTTCTGCATCCAAACAAACTCCATGTCCAACCCAATTCTGTTGCTCGAATTAGCTCTTCCCACAACAGTCCTGGCCAAGGAAATGCAAGGAGGGTTTCTCAGAATAGCCCTGGAGTCTTCTACTCTGGGTAATTCACCAAACTACACCTCTCTTCTGTCCACTCCGGTGTGGACTATGTACTGCAACAGCAGGAAAGTTGGGTATGCGGTTAAGCGACGGCCTACAAAGCATGACGTAGaagctttgaggatgatgggTTCGGTTGCGGTGGGAGCTGGGATTATAACTGGGAAGAAGGAGCTtaatgatggtgatgatgatgagattaTGTACCTGCGAGCAAATTTCGAGAGAGTTTTCGGTTCGGCAAATTCAGAATCATTTCATTTGATTGATCCGGATGAAAGTATTGGTCAGGAGCTTAGTATCTTCTTTTACCGTTCAAGGTGA